Below is a window of Prosthecochloris sp. GSB1 DNA.
AGGCCTTCGTCACGTTCAGTGAACATTTCGGAAGCCTGGACCTTCTGATAACGAGCGCCTCGAACTTTTTCAGCACCAGCCTCCCCGAAGTGACCGAAGAAGAATGGGACAGCCTGGTGGACACTAATCTCAAAGGCACCTTTTTCACCATGCAGGCCGGCGCGGCCATCATGAAAAAACAGCCGTTCGTATCCCGCATCATCACCATGACCGATATTGCCGCCGAGCTCGTGTGGAAAAATTTCGCGCCCTATACGGCATCAAAAAACGCCATACAGCACCTGACCAGGGTGTTCGCCAGGGCGCTTGCGCCGAACGTTCTCGTCAATTCCATAGCGCCGGGAACGGTCACCATTAATCCCGAGTGGAACGACGCTCCGGAAGAGGAGCTTTCACGAAACATCCCGCTCCGGCGGATCGGTTCGGTGGAAGATATCATGGACGCCGTCGTCTTTCTGGCCCAGAGCGATTACGTGACCGGCCAGGTCATCAGTGTGGACGGGGGGAGGCTGCTGAACTGATACGATTCTCCGGGAAACCGTGCTTGCGGCGCAAAGTCATTGGATTCGTATCTATTTACCTGTATTTTTATTACACGGCTATCGAACAACCCTGAAAAAACGAAAGGTATGACACAGGAAATGCCGGGCAACGCGCCCGGAAACGAAAAAACCGAGCCCTCACGGGTTCATGAAACGCATACAATCCCCGAACAGGTGGAAGTATTGGGCGAAACCGCCGCGCGACTCTACAACCAGTTCCGTGAAAGCGGTCAGTACGGAAAAATCCAGGACAAGGTCTCCAAGGCGGGCGAATTCATCAGGGACAACCCCATACCGTCAGTGCTCTACTCGCTGGGTGCGGGCTTCGTTCTCGGTCTGCTCCTTCACAGGAAACGATGAACGCCATGCCATATCCCCTATTAAACGCCGGACAACGTCATGCCACAGGAAAAAAAACAGCATCCCGACCCCGGGTCCAGGGACAGGAGTTTCACTGACAGGATCAACGACACCGTAACGTCGAGTTACGACGACCTTCTTGCGATCATCGAGGCCCGGGCGGAGTT
It encodes the following:
- a CDS encoding SDR family NAD(P)-dependent oxidoreductase; its protein translation is MSAKRKKVCFITGGSGRLGGGMAVALAAKGYSIFFTYRNSENAAEGVLEEVRAFSPESRMMRCDVSKVSDIRKAFVTFSEHFGSLDLLITSASNFFSTSLPEVTEEEWDSLVDTNLKGTFFTMQAGAAIMKKQPFVSRIITMTDIAAELVWKNFAPYTASKNAIQHLTRVFARALAPNVLVNSIAPGTVTINPEWNDAPEEELSRNIPLRRIGSVEDIMDAVVFLAQSDYVTGQVISVDGGRLLN
- a CDS encoding DUF883 family protein → MTQEMPGNAPGNEKTEPSRVHETHTIPEQVEVLGETAARLYNQFRESGQYGKIQDKVSKAGEFIRDNPIPSVLYSLGAGFVLGLLLHRKR